A portion of the Halogeometricum sp. S1BR25-6 genome contains these proteins:
- a CDS encoding ABC transporter ATP-binding protein, which produces MSEPILKVENLKTQFFTEEGTVRAVDGISFEVNEGELVGLVGESGAGKSVATSSIMRLVEDPGEIVGGTVTYKGKKLVDFEEGPDGELRRSSEMLSNEQMRKQIRGKEIAIIFQDPMEALNPVFKVGAQLREFIEINRGMSGKEAKRIAVDMLREVGIPEPEKRYESYPHQFSGGMRQRVIIAMALACEPDLIIADEPTTALDVTVEGQILDLVEDLRQKYDTSFVWVTHDLGVVAEICDRVNVMYLGEIIEQADVDDLFHKTRHPYTEALLNSIPRPDQSVDELNPIKGVMPEAINPPSGCRFHTRCPDARTVCKEVHPAYQDVSDPDEARHMVSCVKYENVGYDDAEPLETEATGAFGSGLVEARGESQ; this is translated from the coding sequence ATGAGCGAACCAATACTCAAAGTCGAAAATCTGAAGACGCAGTTCTTCACCGAGGAAGGGACCGTCCGCGCGGTGGACGGCATCTCCTTCGAGGTGAACGAAGGCGAACTCGTCGGCCTCGTGGGCGAGTCCGGCGCGGGCAAGTCCGTGGCGACGAGTTCGATCATGCGGCTCGTGGAGGACCCCGGCGAAATCGTCGGCGGCACGGTGACGTACAAAGGTAAGAAACTCGTCGACTTCGAGGAGGGACCGGACGGCGAACTCCGACGCTCCTCGGAGATGCTGTCGAACGAGCAGATGCGCAAGCAGATCCGCGGCAAGGAAATCGCCATCATCTTCCAAGACCCGATGGAGGCGCTGAACCCCGTGTTCAAGGTCGGCGCGCAGCTTCGCGAGTTCATCGAGATAAACCGCGGCATGAGCGGGAAGGAGGCCAAGCGAATCGCCGTCGACATGCTCCGGGAGGTCGGCATCCCCGAACCCGAGAAGCGCTACGAGAGCTATCCGCACCAGTTCTCCGGCGGGATGCGCCAGCGCGTCATCATCGCGATGGCGCTGGCGTGCGAACCCGACCTCATCATCGCCGACGAACCGACGACGGCGCTGGACGTGACCGTCGAGGGACAGATTCTGGACCTCGTCGAGGACCTCCGGCAGAAGTACGACACCTCCTTCGTCTGGGTCACGCACGACCTCGGCGTCGTCGCGGAGATATGCGACCGCGTGAACGTGATGTACCTCGGCGAGATAATCGAGCAGGCGGACGTGGACGACCTGTTCCACAAGACGCGGCACCCGTACACCGAGGCGCTGTTGAACTCCATCCCGCGACCCGACCAGTCGGTCGACGAACTGAACCCCATCAAGGGCGTGATGCCCGAGGCTATCAACCCGCCGTCGGGGTGTCGGTTCCACACTCGCTGTCCGGACGCGCGGACCGTCTGCAAGGAGGTCCATCCCGCCTATCAGGACGTCAGCGACCCGGACGAGGCGAGACACATGGTCTCCTGCGTGAAGTACGAGAACGTCGGCTACGACGACGCCGAACCTCTCGAAACGGAGGCGACCGGCGCGTTCGGCAGCGGCCTCGTCGAGGCTCGGGGTGAGAGCCAATGA
- a CDS encoding ferritin-like domain-containing protein — MTNEDNTEDGTNGSPFGAGVESVQEAVTSRRGFLAGSTAAGLGALAFGTSGVAADNHQGNGNGNGKGSGEGSENSEGATEIAGSGIWDVDVLNYALTLEHLEDAFYQHNLKSLGGFYSYETITGSGMISHLPSAAQEAVYEHLTTIGEHEAAHVETLEQVITDLGGTPVEKAEYEFGTMVTDDPTAFLETGMALENTGVAAYAGAAPYIGSDDLLSAALGIHSVEARHAAFLNALNGATPFPNVVDEAKGRAEVLEVATQFIVD; from the coding sequence ATGACGAACGAAGATAACACGGAAGACGGAACGAACGGGTCGCCGTTCGGCGCGGGCGTAGAGTCGGTTCAAGAAGCGGTCACCTCGCGGCGCGGGTTCCTCGCGGGTTCGACTGCGGCGGGACTCGGTGCGTTGGCGTTCGGGACGTCGGGTGTGGCGGCCGACAACCATCAGGGCAACGGGAACGGGAACGGCAAGGGGTCGGGCGAAGGCTCCGAGAACTCCGAGGGCGCGACCGAGATAGCCGGCTCCGGCATCTGGGACGTCGACGTGCTGAACTACGCGCTCACCCTCGAACATCTCGAAGACGCGTTCTACCAGCACAACCTGAAGTCGCTCGGCGGGTTCTACAGCTACGAGACGATCACCGGCTCCGGGATGATCTCCCACCTCCCCTCCGCCGCCCAGGAGGCCGTCTACGAGCACCTCACCACCATCGGCGAGCACGAGGCCGCCCACGTGGAGACGCTCGAACAGGTCATCACGGACCTCGGCGGCACGCCCGTCGAGAAGGCCGAGTACGAGTTCGGCACGATGGTCACGGACGACCCCACGGCGTTCCTCGAGACGGGAATGGCGCTCGAGAACACGGGCGTCGCCGCCTACGCGGGCGCCGCGCCGTACATCGGCAGCGACGACCTCCTGTCGGCCGCGCTCGGCATCCACAGCGTCGAGGCCCGTCACGCCGCGTTCCTCAACGCGCTGAACGGCGCGACCCCGTTCCCGAACGTCGTCGACGAGGCCAAGGGCCGGGCGGAAGTGCTGGAGGTGGCCACCCAGTTCATCGTCGACTGA
- a CDS encoding glycoside hydrolase: protein MGGDSRSDASGPRRRFLRRVGAGTASALAGLSGCGRPDSDSEPSTTNAETPVPDTATPTATPEPESSSLIDVRGAVYFPSRTFNQYQAWELYDPEEAARDLSYARSVNVNALRTLVSYEYWRDNPAESRQKLDHFFGAAAERGVGVLPVLFESIGEEPTAENLYDRDVLRNGAIRSPSHEVIRNESEWAGPHQFVRWFVERYGGHEGFLAVEVMNEPGEWDDRVRFCRAMLQAARGADPDAPLTMGCIGLSNNLLYDDPPLDVFQFHYNLPPTAAHMESALTEAARFSRETETPVWLTEWQRTREEPPDVLVPNYSSLATTVRGGDIAGDFFWQLMLKPAYGAVQRAKGRLNGLFYEDGWVYSADDARAIAGEDGDWNSRQTWPEWAKELRRSDNDDDG from the coding sequence ATGGGTGGTGATTCGCGGTCCGACGCGTCCGGACCGAGACGGCGGTTCCTCCGGCGGGTCGGCGCGGGGACGGCGTCGGCGCTCGCCGGCCTGAGCGGATGCGGTCGGCCCGACTCCGACTCGGAACCCTCGACGACGAACGCGGAGACGCCCGTCCCCGACACCGCCACCCCGACGGCGACACCGGAACCCGAGTCGTCGTCCCTCATCGACGTCCGCGGCGCGGTGTACTTCCCCTCCCGGACGTTCAACCAGTACCAGGCGTGGGAACTGTACGACCCGGAGGAAGCGGCCCGCGACCTGTCGTACGCGCGGTCGGTCAACGTGAACGCCCTCCGAACGCTCGTCAGCTACGAGTACTGGCGCGACAACCCCGCCGAGTCCCGGCAGAAACTCGACCACTTCTTCGGGGCGGCCGCCGAACGCGGCGTCGGGGTGTTGCCGGTGCTGTTCGAGAGCATCGGCGAGGAACCCACGGCGGAGAACCTCTACGACCGGGACGTTCTGCGCAACGGCGCGATTCGGTCGCCGTCCCACGAGGTCATCAGGAACGAAAGCGAGTGGGCCGGCCCGCACCAGTTCGTCCGGTGGTTCGTCGAGCGGTACGGCGGCCACGAGGGATTCCTCGCCGTCGAGGTGATGAACGAACCCGGGGAGTGGGACGACCGGGTCCGGTTCTGTCGGGCGATGCTGCAGGCGGCCCGCGGCGCCGACCCGGACGCGCCGCTCACGATGGGGTGTATCGGTCTGTCGAACAACCTCCTGTACGACGACCCGCCGCTCGACGTGTTCCAGTTCCACTACAACCTCCCGCCGACGGCGGCGCACATGGAGTCGGCGCTGACGGAGGCCGCCCGGTTCTCGCGGGAGACGGAAACGCCGGTGTGGCTGACCGAGTGGCAGCGCACCCGCGAGGAACCGCCGGACGTGCTCGTCCCCAACTACTCCTCGCTGGCGACGACGGTGCGCGGCGGCGACATCGCCGGCGACTTCTTCTGGCAACTGATGCTCAAGCCGGCGTACGGTGCCGTCCAGCGGGCGAAGGGACGCCTCAACGGACTGTTCTACGAGGACGGCTGGGTGTACTCCGCGGACGACGCGCGGGCCATCGCGGGGGAGGACGGCGACTGGAACAGCCGTCAGACGTGGCCCGAGTGGGCGAAGGAACTCCGTCGGAGCGATAACGACGACGACGGTTAG
- the trmY gene encoding tRNA (pseudouridine(54)-N(1))-methyltransferase TrmY, with amino-acid sequence MRQFVIIGHDAPTTAEFSLDDLAGAAGRLDVLCRCVNSAFFLSHAIRDSVRVHLVLGDEYTVRFEGAELRRLNPDERSTAALIRGALEVREEAIGHMPADASPGVTLRRMGFESTLDAVADEGTVVELHEAGDPVVDVEPPENPVFVLSDHRDFTDEEAALLADAADERVRLGPEVLHADHAVTVVHNYLDTEGFATY; translated from the coding sequence ATGCGACAGTTCGTCATCATCGGTCACGATGCGCCGACGACCGCCGAGTTCTCGTTGGACGATTTGGCCGGGGCGGCGGGGCGCCTCGACGTCCTGTGTCGGTGCGTCAACTCCGCGTTCTTCCTCTCGCACGCGATTCGAGACTCGGTCCGCGTCCACCTGGTCCTCGGAGACGAGTACACGGTCCGGTTCGAGGGGGCGGAACTCCGACGCCTCAACCCCGACGAACGGAGTACCGCGGCGCTGATACGCGGCGCGTTGGAGGTCCGAGAGGAGGCCATCGGACACATGCCCGCGGACGCCAGTCCCGGCGTGACCCTCCGCCGGATGGGGTTCGAGTCGACGCTCGACGCCGTCGCCGACGAGGGCACCGTCGTCGAACTCCACGAGGCGGGCGACCCGGTGGTCGACGTGGAACCCCCCGAGAATCCGGTGTTCGTCCTCTCGGACCACCGTGACTTCACCGACGAGGAGGCCGCCCTCCTCGCCGACGCCGCCGACGAACGGGTCCGCCTCGGGCCGGAAGTGCTGCACGCCGACCACGCCGTCACCGTCGTCCACAACTACCTCGATACCGAGGGATTCGCGACGTACTGA
- a CDS encoding ABC transporter permease: MNVERTGFYALLKREVLRFIRRPRNTFVPPFITNVLYFSVFGVILGERINEIAGVPYILFILPGLIVLGAVSNAFENASFSIFHGRWNRYIEEVLTSPLSYRSMVGAFVLSSAARGVVVGALVAVIGAFFTTVGVENPFYLVAFMLVITLLFAGFGVVGGLWADDFDDLTMMNQFILRPLVFFGGVFYSLGELPATVQQVSLLNPMIYMVNGVRYGFLGVSEVDPNASLAVLVALTAGVTALNVALFKRGYGLTD; the protein is encoded by the coding sequence ATGAACGTCGAACGAACGGGCTTCTACGCCCTCCTCAAGCGCGAGGTCCTCCGATTTATCCGCCGCCCGCGCAACACGTTCGTCCCGCCCTTTATCACGAACGTACTGTACTTCTCGGTGTTCGGCGTCATCCTCGGCGAACGCATCAACGAGATAGCGGGCGTCCCGTACATCCTCTTCATCCTCCCCGGTCTCATCGTCCTCGGCGCGGTGTCGAACGCCTTCGAGAACGCCTCCTTCTCCATCTTCCACGGCCGGTGGAACCGTTACATCGAGGAGGTGCTCACCTCCCCCCTGTCGTACCGGTCGATGGTCGGCGCGTTCGTCCTCTCGTCTGCGGCCCGCGGCGTCGTCGTCGGCGCCCTCGTCGCCGTCATCGGCGCCTTTTTCACCACCGTTGGCGTCGAAAACCCCTTCTACCTCGTCGCGTTCATGCTCGTCATCACCCTGCTGTTCGCCGGGTTCGGCGTCGTCGGCGGCCTGTGGGCCGACGACTTCGACGACCTGACGATGATGAACCAGTTCATCCTGCGACCGCTGGTGTTCTTCGGCGGCGTGTTCTACTCGCTGGGAGAACTGCCGGCGACGGTCCAGCAGGTGTCGCTGCTGAATCCGATGATATACATGGTCAACGGCGTCCGCTACGGCTTCCTCGGCGTCAGCGAGGTGGACCCGAACGCCTCCCTGGCCGTCCTCGTCGCCCTCACCGCCGGCGTGACGGCGCTGAACGTCGCCCTCTTCAAGCGCGGTTACGGGCTGACCGACTGA
- a CDS encoding SDR family NAD(P)-dependent oxidoreductase, with product MDLALDDRVAVVTGGSKGIGKAIAETLAAEGADVCICARGEEELADAAAEMDGDVLTVQVDVTDPDDVEKLVEETVAEFGGVDVLVNNAGTTGSFETLDSVPEEEWRTVIDTNLFGTMRVTKAALPYLKEGDGGSVVNVASDAGLMPHDKMPQYNASKAAIINLTQNLSKAYLGEGIRVNAVAPPTTRTPLVQAMFEEIADERDISVEEAERAFLEEEKPALQFDRVAEPEEVAPVVAFLVSDLASYVSGSTYRVDGGGVPTIDV from the coding sequence GTGGACCTCGCTCTCGACGACCGAGTCGCCGTCGTCACCGGCGGCAGCAAGGGTATCGGGAAGGCTATCGCAGAGACCCTCGCCGCGGAAGGCGCGGACGTCTGTATCTGCGCCCGCGGCGAGGAGGAACTGGCGGACGCGGCGGCCGAGATGGACGGCGACGTCCTCACGGTGCAGGTGGACGTGACCGACCCCGACGACGTGGAGAAACTGGTCGAGGAGACGGTCGCGGAGTTCGGCGGCGTCGACGTCCTCGTGAACAACGCCGGCACGACCGGCAGTTTCGAGACGCTCGATTCGGTCCCCGAGGAGGAGTGGCGGACGGTCATCGACACGAACCTCTTCGGGACGATGCGGGTCACGAAGGCGGCGCTCCCCTACCTGAAAGAGGGCGACGGCGGCAGCGTCGTCAACGTCGCCTCGGACGCCGGACTGATGCCGCACGACAAGATGCCGCAGTACAACGCCTCGAAGGCCGCGATAATCAACCTGACACAGAACCTCTCGAAGGCGTATCTGGGGGAGGGCATCCGCGTGAACGCCGTCGCGCCGCCGACGACGCGGACGCCCCTCGTGCAGGCGATGTTCGAGGAGATAGCCGACGAACGGGACATTTCCGTCGAGGAGGCCGAACGGGCGTTCTTGGAGGAGGAAAAGCCCGCTCTCCAGTTCGACCGAGTGGCCGAACCCGAGGAGGTTGCGCCCGTCGTCGCCTTTCTCGTCTCCGACCTCGCCTCGTACGTCTCCGGGTCGACCTACCGCGTGGACGGCGGCGGCGTCCCGACCATCGACGTCTGA
- a CDS encoding ABC transporter ATP-binding protein — protein sequence MSQGMVTGSDDDIDFGETLLRVEGLTKYFSQGSGLIASLFNDEEVKAVDDVSFDIAKGETLGLVGESGCGKSTLARTVLRLLEPTDGAVWFKGDNLAEMSGEELRSMRENIQMIFQDPQSSLDPRMKVGPIVEEPMKAHGLYGGEREQRARMLLEKVGLDPQHYNRYPHQFSGGQRQRVNLARALAVNPDFIVCDEPTSALDASIQAQVLNTMRDLQDEFGLTYLFISHDLSVIRHISDRVAVMYLGQLVELAETEELFERPQHPYTEALLQSIPVPDPRASGQRGVLEGDVPSPIDPPSGCRFRTRCPRLIAPEEYDFSATEWERVRAFMRETQRRTFEADGEASLRNEFFPDGTPEGEAGSLVEQSIDEVLNDDWDAAEERLTGAFAEESICAQEIPSYEVEPVHGDGVHFAACHLHNDDVRGSVDAD from the coding sequence ATGAGTCAGGGAATGGTCACCGGAAGCGACGACGATATCGACTTCGGCGAGACGCTCCTCCGCGTGGAGGGACTCACCAAGTACTTCAGTCAGGGCAGCGGCCTCATCGCCAGCCTGTTCAACGACGAGGAGGTGAAAGCGGTCGACGACGTCTCCTTCGACATCGCGAAGGGCGAGACGCTGGGACTCGTCGGCGAGTCCGGGTGCGGGAAGTCGACGCTCGCGCGGACGGTGCTTCGCCTGCTCGAACCGACCGACGGCGCGGTGTGGTTCAAGGGAGACAACCTCGCGGAGATGAGCGGCGAGGAACTCCGCTCGATGCGCGAGAACATCCAGATGATCTTCCAGGACCCCCAGTCCTCCTTGGACCCGCGGATGAAAGTCGGCCCCATCGTCGAGGAACCGATGAAGGCGCACGGACTGTACGGGGGCGAACGCGAGCAACGGGCGCGGATGCTGTTGGAGAAGGTCGGCCTCGACCCCCAGCACTACAACCGCTACCCCCACCAGTTCTCCGGCGGGCAGCGACAGCGGGTCAACCTCGCCCGCGCGCTGGCGGTCAACCCCGACTTCATCGTCTGCGACGAACCCACTTCGGCGCTCGACGCCTCCATCCAGGCGCAGGTGCTGAACACGATGCGGGACCTACAGGATGAGTTCGGGCTGACCTACCTGTTCATCAGCCACGACCTGAGCGTCATCCGCCACATCTCCGACCGCGTGGCCGTGATGTACCTCGGACAGTTGGTCGAACTGGCGGAGACCGAGGAACTGTTCGAGCGCCCGCAACACCCCTACACGGAGGCGCTCTTGCAGTCGATTCCGGTGCCCGACCCGCGGGCGAGCGGTCAACGGGGCGTGCTCGAAGGCGACGTCCCCTCGCCCATCGACCCGCCCTCGGGCTGTCGGTTCCGAACGCGCTGTCCGCGACTCATCGCTCCCGAGGAGTACGACTTCTCGGCGACGGAGTGGGAACGCGTGCGGGCGTTCATGCGCGAGACCCAGCGCCGCACGTTCGAGGCCGACGGCGAGGCGTCGCTCCGCAACGAGTTCTTCCCGGACGGAACGCCCGAAGGCGAGGCCGGGTCGCTCGTGGAGCAGAGCATCGACGAGGTGCTGAACGACGACTGGGACGCCGCCGAGGAGCGACTCACGGGGGCGTTCGCCGAAGAGAGCATCTGCGCGCAGGAGATTCCCTCCTACGAGGTCGAACCGGTCCACGGCGACGGCGTCCACTTCGCCGCCTGCCACCTCCACAACGACGACGTGCGGGGCAGCGTCGACGCCGACTGA
- a CDS encoding ABC transporter substrate-binding protein — MSDKHKTYHSKLNRRRVLQGLGGVGIAGLAGCAGGSGNETEGQSGTGTGGGSATEGESTDGGSSGSGGSLRMALVKSPIEFDPIVLNDVPSSQVVDRVVEGLYTYDESTGVVPLLADGEPTVENSGQRYTVTIQDGATFSNGNPVTASDVKYSFEAPVEEETENASEVNMIDSITAVDEKTVQFDLQYPYAPFKNTLTWYVVPQSVREEDKQAFNTGSALTGSGPFVFEEWQEGNFARLSANEDYWGDPKPNLSEIEFVPVEEATTRVTTLKNGENDVVEEIPPKQYATVKSISDASISEVPGIGYFYAAFNCKEGPTADPKVREGIDYAFDMDSAVSNYVEPTGVRQYSPYPLSIAEDWGFPIEEWKQIPHSKNVDQTKTLFDEAGVPDDYSFKVIVPPDDKREQIGITISNGIKEAGWDATVQRLDWGAFLNKYVSGKEADYNIYTLGWSGTPDPDAFAYYLFGRTDDTLGVTNGTYYGNNSESGKRVAEKFLEARRTPEQEARKQLYVEATTTLLNDRAHLPAYNLKNSFGVKNYVNDWHAHPVSSFTLATDYNNVSVSEQ; from the coding sequence ATGTCAGACAAACACAAAACCTATCACAGCAAACTGAACCGTCGCCGCGTTCTGCAGGGACTCGGTGGCGTGGGTATCGCGGGTCTCGCCGGCTGCGCCGGCGGCTCCGGGAACGAGACGGAGGGCCAGAGCGGAACGGGCACCGGCGGCGGGAGCGCCACGGAGGGCGAGAGCACGGACGGCGGAAGCTCCGGTTCCGGCGGCAGCCTCCGGATGGCGCTGGTCAAGAGCCCCATCGAGTTCGACCCCATCGTCCTCAACGACGTGCCGTCCTCGCAGGTCGTCGACCGGGTCGTCGAAGGGCTCTACACGTACGACGAGAGCACGGGCGTCGTGCCGCTCCTCGCCGACGGAGAACCGACCGTCGAGAACTCGGGACAGCGCTACACCGTGACGATTCAGGACGGGGCGACGTTCTCGAACGGCAACCCCGTCACTGCCAGCGACGTGAAGTACTCCTTCGAGGCGCCGGTCGAAGAGGAGACCGAGAACGCCTCGGAGGTGAACATGATCGACTCCATCACCGCGGTGGACGAGAAGACGGTGCAGTTCGACCTGCAGTACCCCTACGCGCCGTTCAAGAACACGCTCACCTGGTACGTCGTCCCGCAGTCCGTCCGCGAGGAGGACAAGCAGGCGTTCAACACGGGCAGCGCGCTCACCGGGTCGGGTCCGTTCGTCTTCGAGGAGTGGCAGGAGGGTAACTTCGCCCGCCTGTCCGCCAACGAGGACTACTGGGGCGACCCGAAGCCGAATCTCTCCGAGATAGAGTTCGTCCCCGTCGAGGAGGCGACCACCCGCGTCACGACCCTCAAGAACGGCGAGAACGACGTGGTCGAAGAGATTCCGCCGAAGCAGTACGCGACGGTCAAGAGCATCTCCGACGCCAGCATCAGCGAGGTGCCCGGAATCGGCTACTTCTACGCGGCGTTCAACTGCAAGGAGGGGCCGACGGCTGACCCCAAGGTCCGCGAGGGCATTGACTACGCCTTCGACATGGATTCGGCCGTCTCCAACTACGTCGAACCGACGGGCGTGCGCCAGTACAGCCCGTACCCCCTCTCCATCGCGGAGGACTGGGGCTTCCCCATCGAGGAGTGGAAGCAGATTCCGCACTCGAAGAACGTCGACCAGACGAAGACGCTGTTCGACGAGGCCGGCGTGCCGGACGACTACTCGTTCAAGGTCATCGTTCCGCCGGACGACAAGCGCGAACAGATCGGCATCACCATCTCGAACGGCATCAAGGAGGCCGGATGGGACGCGACCGTGCAGCGTCTCGACTGGGGCGCGTTCCTCAACAAGTACGTCTCCGGGAAGGAGGCCGACTACAACATCTACACGCTCGGCTGGTCCGGCACCCCCGACCCCGACGCGTTCGCGTACTACCTGTTCGGTCGGACCGACGACACGCTCGGCGTGACGAACGGGACGTACTACGGCAACAACAGCGAGAGCGGAAAGCGGGTCGCCGAGAAGTTCCTCGAAGCCCGCCGCACGCCGGAACAGGAGGCGCGCAAGCAGCTCTACGTGGAGGCGACGACGACGCTCCTCAACGACCGCGCGCACCTGCCGGCGTACAACCTCAAGAACAGCTTCGGCGTGAAGAACTACGTGAACGACTGGCACGCACACCCCGTGAGCAGCTTCACGCTAGCGACCGACTACAACAACGTCTCCGTCAGCGAGCAGTAG
- a CDS encoding ABC transporter permease produces the protein MGRLRYTISRLLQAVPVIVGVITITFFLTDAIPGDPVQIMLGPSPSAQQAAAIRAKYGLDRPLYVRYFSYLFDVIRLDLGTSIYYQVPVTQKIMERLPVTLYLLLASFTFALVTAVPLGIISAKRRNQPTDHVSRVVALFGVSTPSFWIGLMLIIIFSFWLGWLPSTNIILPWTGPANVDGASNQLDVIIKSLQHLVMPMITLGTLQMAAFTRIERSSMLEVLGEEYVKLARAYGVSESKIVRKHAFRNAQLPLITLVGLQLTSALGGAVLTETVFSINGMGRLIITAVQNQDYQLIMGTTLVFGLVFVIGVIITDLSYAYVDPRVSFDGSE, from the coding sequence ATGGGACGCCTCCGTTACACCATCAGCCGACTGCTCCAAGCGGTGCCGGTGATAGTCGGCGTGATCACCATCACGTTCTTCCTCACCGACGCGATTCCGGGCGACCCCGTACAGATCATGCTCGGCCCCTCGCCGAGCGCACAGCAGGCCGCCGCCATCCGCGCGAAGTACGGGCTGGACCGACCGCTCTACGTCCGGTACTTCAGCTACCTGTTCGACGTCATCCGACTCGACCTCGGAACGAGTATCTACTACCAGGTGCCGGTCACGCAGAAAATCATGGAGCGCCTGCCGGTGACGCTGTACCTCCTGCTCGCCAGCTTCACGTTCGCGCTCGTGACCGCCGTTCCGCTCGGTATCATCTCGGCGAAGCGCCGCAACCAGCCGACGGACCACGTCTCTCGAGTCGTAGCGCTGTTCGGCGTCAGCACGCCCTCTTTCTGGATCGGGCTGATGCTCATCATCATCTTCTCGTTCTGGCTGGGGTGGCTGCCGTCGACGAACATCATCCTCCCGTGGACCGGACCCGCGAACGTGGACGGCGCGAGCAACCAACTCGACGTGATAATCAAATCGCTCCAGCATCTCGTCATGCCGATGATCACGCTCGGGACGCTCCAGATGGCGGCGTTCACCCGCATCGAGCGCTCCTCGATGCTCGAAGTGCTCGGCGAGGAGTACGTGAAGCTCGCGCGCGCCTACGGCGTCAGCGAGAGCAAAATCGTCCGCAAGCACGCCTTCCGGAACGCGCAACTGCCGCTCATCACGCTCGTCGGCCTCCAACTGACGAGCGCGCTCGGCGGGGCGGTGCTGACGGAGACGGTCTTCTCCATCAACGGGATGGGCCGGCTCATCATCACGGCCGTACAGAATCAGGACTACCAACTCATCATGGGGACGACGCTCGTGTTCGGTCTCGTGTTCGTCATCGGCGTCATCATCACGGACCTCTCGTACGCCTACGTCGACCCCCGAGTCTCCTTCGACGGGAGCGAGTAA
- a CDS encoding ABC transporter permease has product MATQTGTSLDADESGPEQPEARVGLRYTLSQVKRDPTALVGLGIIVFMCGVAFIGFVDGVLFDFLGDFDAFANMGVHQYVLAETFWVNPANDPNSAQILRPPVYLTNQLYPNEPGTWAHPLGTDHRGRDILVRLFYGTRIAITVGIVSTGIALVLGTLVGAVAGYYGGWIDDALMRGSETLYAIPFLILVIAFMTAFGQKLSYAMIGVGIATIPTFARLIRSRVLSVREEDFIEAARAAGVRDRDIILRHVVPNSFAPVLVQATLQIGVNILIIAGLSFLGYGAQPPTPSWGQMLSNSRQYMLPNAWFSIWPGIAILITVVGFNLIGDGLRDALDPRINN; this is encoded by the coding sequence ATGGCGACACAGACAGGAACCTCTCTCGACGCGGACGAAAGCGGCCCCGAACAGCCCGAGGCCCGAGTCGGATTGCGCTACACCCTCTCGCAGGTCAAGCGCGACCCGACGGCGCTCGTCGGGCTCGGAATCATCGTCTTCATGTGCGGCGTCGCGTTCATCGGATTCGTTGACGGCGTCCTCTTCGACTTCCTCGGCGACTTCGACGCCTTCGCCAACATGGGCGTCCACCAGTACGTGCTGGCGGAGACGTTCTGGGTCAACCCGGCGAACGACCCGAACAGCGCGCAGATACTCCGTCCGCCCGTCTACCTGACGAACCAGCTCTACCCGAACGAACCCGGCACGTGGGCGCACCCGCTCGGCACCGACCACCGCGGGCGCGACATCCTCGTCCGCCTGTTCTACGGCACGCGCATCGCCATCACCGTCGGCATCGTCTCGACGGGCATCGCGCTGGTGCTCGGAACGCTCGTCGGCGCCGTCGCCGGATACTACGGCGGCTGGATCGACGACGCCCTCATGCGCGGCTCCGAGACGCTGTACGCCATCCCGTTTCTCATCCTCGTCATCGCGTTCATGACCGCGTTCGGGCAGAAACTGTCGTACGCGATGATCGGCGTCGGTATCGCCACCATCCCGACGTTCGCCCGCCTCATCCGCTCGCGCGTGCTCTCGGTGCGCGAGGAAGACTTCATCGAGGCCGCGCGCGCGGCCGGCGTCCGCGACCGCGACATCATCCTGCGGCACGTCGTCCCGAACAGCTTCGCGCCCGTGCTCGTGCAGGCGACGCTGCAGATCGGGGTCAACATCCTCATCATCGCCGGGCTGTCGTTCCTCGGCTACGGCGCGCAGCCGCCGACGCCCTCGTGGGGACAGATGCTCTCGAACTCCCGACAGTACATGCTGCCGAACGCGTGGTTCAGCATCTGGCCGGGCATCGCTATCCTGATCACCGTCGTCGGCTTCAACCTCATCGGCGACGGCCTGCGCGACGCACTCGACCCGCGGATAAACAACTGA